The DNA region TATTGTGTTGTTAAATATTCTTCTGGAGTATTCTTTGCTACAGGTTTGGAAATTTCGTCTAATAATATTTGTAAAAGAAAATATTCTTCATTAGTTATAGATTTCGTCCATTTCAAAGCTTTCCTATCTATTTCTTTTTTTAATATAGAAAGATTACTGATTCTTATTTTTACACCATCTTTACTTTTAAATTTTGCTACTGATATTGGTTTTTTATCTCCTACTTTAATTTCTTTAATTGCAATATCTTCTTTATTGGCTACATAAAAATAAGATACCTTATCCTTGTTAAACCTTCCATCCTTAATTAATTTTAAAGTTTCATCTAAAGAAGTTATTCTAAATCTTTTTTCATCATCCCAAATTTCACTTACTGCTCTATATCCTTCTAAATATGACTTAGGGAATAAAGATATTGAAGTTCGGCTAAAGTTAATTAGTTTATCTAAAGTTATATTAATCGTATCCACATATTTAGAATTAACTTGAAAACATTTATCCTTGTATTCTATGATATTTGTGAAATCTTCCCATAGTTCTTTAATATTGCTATTGTTCATAATATATCCCTCCCACTAACTCTAATACAAAATATTTCTACAAAAAATAAAAAAACCCTCCCTTTTACTGGAGAATAACCAAAATTACTTATGATTGTATAAAACTCTAACATATGTCAATAATCATAAATGATTTTAAATTTTTCATTATTCAACTTTCTCTCAAAAGGTGTGGTCT from Clostridium pasteurianum BC1 includes:
- a CDS encoding RES domain-containing protein, whose translation is MNNSNIKELWEDFTNIIEYKDKCFQVNSKYVDTINITLDKLINFSRTSISLFPKSYLEGYRAVSEIWDDEKRFRITSLDETLKLIKDGRFNKDKVSYFYVANKEDIAIKEIKVGDKKPISVAKFKSKDGVKIRISNLSILKKEIDRKALKWTKSITNEEYFLLQILLDEISKPVAKNTPEEYLTTQYIFDYIKRKNDAADKENFIDGFKYHSALGDGSNYVFFYDDKFTCLDIEHINKQYATPNMMHITDK